The nucleotide sequence GCTCTAAAATTTGCTGAATCAGACATAAACAGAGTTATAGAAGATGAGCTTTCGCACTTTGTTAGGTAACAAATAAATGAAAAAAGCATCGATAATTTCAGTTGGAGCTTATGTTCCAAAAGATATCTTGACTAATTTTGACCTTGAAAAAATGGTTGAGACTAGTGATGAGTGGATAGTTAAAAGAACAGGTATAAAAACTAGGCATTTAGCAAAAAATGAAATCACTAGTGATCTAGCATATAAGGCGGCTCTTGTAGCTATACAAAGATCTGGTATAGATAAAAACGATATTGACGCGGTTATCTGCGCGACTATTACGCCTGATTATTTTTGTATGCCATCTACTGCTTGTAAAGTAGCTTCAAATTTAGGTTTGTTTGATGTGACTGCTTTTGATATAAGCGCTGCTTGTACTGGATTCATCTATCTTTTAGAGATTGCAAAATCTCTTGTTGAGAGCGGAGCTAAGAAAAATGTTCTTATCATAGGAGCAGAAAAATTAAGTTCAATCATTAATTGGGAAGATAGAAGCACTTGTGTTTTATTTGGCGATGGAGCTGGTGCTGCTATAGTTAGCTCTTTGGATGATAATTATATAATAGATGTTCATACATCAAGTGACGGTAGTAAAGGAAATTTATTAATAACTCCTGGTTGTGGCATTGTTCATCCAGCCAACAAAGATACTATCGATAAAAAACTAAATTTCTTACATATGTCAGGCAATGAAGTGTTTAAAATAGCTGTTAATACGCTAACTAAAGATGTTGTTGATATTTTAGAAAAAAACAGTATCGATAGCAAAGATATCGATCTTTTTATACCGCATCAAGCAAATTTAAGAATTATAGAAGCAGTAAAACAGCGTTTGGATTTCACAGATGAGCAGTGTGTTATAACTGTCGTGGATTACGGTAATACTAGCTCGGCTTCCATTCCTATGGCTATGAATGATGCTTATGAAGCTGGACGTCTTAAACAAGGTAGTTTAATCCTTTTAGATGCATTTGGTGGCGGTTTTACGTGGGGTTCTGCTTTGCTAAGATTTGGCGGAAAATAAGCTATCAAATAAAAACTGAATATAAATATTTTTATGCTATAATTAAATCTAACTAAATTTTAAGGAAAAATAGTGATTTATGAAGGGCAAGATATGCTTATATCTGAGTGTATGGGAATTTTGCAAGGATTAGAGCAAGACTACAAAAAATATGGTAAAAATCTTGCAAGAGAGTCGCAAAAGCAGATTGATCCTTATGATTTAGACGACATTTTAGAGTTAATTTTTGATACGATTTTTAAGACAAATTTAGATAAAGAAGCTTCATTAAAACAGATAAATAAATGTTTTGGTAATGATGAAATTTACGCTAATTATTTTATTTTGAAAGTTTTATTCCATCTTTTACATCGTTTTAGTATTTATATTTCAAAATCAGATTTAAATAGTACAATTTATATAATATATTTAGAAAATGCAATAGACGCTTTTACTCAGATCTTGATGAACACAGAAGTCGAAGCTAAAATTCCAAGCCCTCAGAGTTTTAAATTTGGAACTAGCAGCGGATTTATGCTGTTTGGCGATATAATGGATGAGTTTAGGGTGGCTTTGCGTTCAAACTCAAACTTAAGATTTTTAAATTTATACTATGGAGTAAATGTTAGCTGCGATGCTAAAGTAGTTAGTATAGAAGATGACAAAGTGCTTTTTAAGGTAGATTTGATGCAGATTTTGGCTATGAAAGAAGAGGGAAATGCGTATATATTAAAAGGCGATAGCTTAGTAAGTAACGTCAAAGCCGATATACTTAGTATAAATTTATCTAATAATACTGTTTTATTAAATAATTTTGTACGTATGGAAAATATGTTTGCAAATCAAAGAAAATTTCCTAGAGTACATCCAAATCAACATACGAAAGTTATATTATCAAATAAATTTGGAGTAAGCATCGAGGGTAAATTATACGATATTTCGCAAGGCGGAATAGGCGTAGTAAGCGTCCAAAACGGTGGATTTAAAAGCGGTGAGGAGCTTATAGCTAAGTTTAGTTTGACTATGCCAAGAACCAAAGAAGTTATTGATGTTTATTTAGAGTTAAATTTAGTAGTTGCATTGAATTATCAAGGTTCTATGCGTTACTGCTGTGAAATAGTAAAATCTCAGTCTATCACCGAAAAAATAGTTGAATTTTCTAAATTAAGAGTTAAAGATACGTTAGATGAACTGCAACAAAAGGTAGAGCTTTATAGATGAAAATGCCTGAAAGTGGCGAGTTTTATCTAGGACTTAGCGAAAATATACCATATATTTATGATAGCAAAGATCTTCTTACTCACGCAGCTATCATAGGAATGACTGGAAGCGGTAAAACAGGTCTTGGAATAAGTCTGTTAGAAGAAGCTTCATTAAACCAAATTCCAACTATAATAATAGACCCAAAAGGCGATATGACAAATCTATGCTTAGCACTTAGCAGCGAAGATGAGTTTATAGAATTTTGCGCAGATAAAAGCGTTGGAAGCAGCGTTTATGAGCAGTATAAAGCTGGTCTTGAGAGTAGTTTTGAGAATTTTGAGAGAGTTAAAAAATTTAAAAATAGTTCAGTTTTCAAGATATTTACTCCAAAAAGCAATGCAGGTCTTGGCGTTAGTTTGCTTAGTGATTTTAATGCACCTAAATTTGTTGATTTTGAGAGTTTAAATAGCTATATTATCGGAATTTGCGGTTCTATTTTATCTTTGGTTGATGTTAAAAATGATGATTTTAGCTCACCCCAGATGCTTCTTTTGCAAAATATATTTTTTAATAGATTTAGTGCAAACAAAGATCTTAGCATAGCTCAGTTGATAGAAGAGATCATAAATCCTAAATTTAAAAAAATAGGTGTTTTTGATGTAGAGAGTTTTTATCCAGCTAGTAAAAGAGCCGACTTAGCTATGAAGATAAATGCGCTTGTAGCTAGTCCTGACTTTTCTCTTTGGTGTAGCGGCGAGAGATTAGATATCTCAAATATGCTTTTTGAAAATGGCAAGCCAAGATCAAATATATTTACGATATCGCACCTAGATGATGCTAGTAGAATGTTTTTTGTAACTATTTTATTAAATGAGATAGTTTCTTGGATGAGAGGCTTAGAAGGAACGCAAAAATCTAGAGTAGTGCTATATATGGATGAGATATTTGGATATTTTCCACCAAGTGCAAATCCACCAAGCAAACTAGCTATGCTTACTTTATTAAAACAAGCAAGAGCTTTTGGGATTTGTGTTGTTTTATCTACGCAAAATCCAGTAGATATAGACTACAAAGGACTTAGTAATATAGGAACGTGGTTTATAGGAAGATTGCAAACAGCTCAAGATAAGCAAAATGTGATTAGCGGACTTAGCGGAGTTGGTAAAACTAGCGATAAAGAGATTTTAGATACTATCTCAAATTTAAAAAAACGCCAGTTTTTAGTAAAAAATATCCATAATGCAAATTTGAAAATCATAACTACTAGATGGGCGCTTAGCTACTTAAAAGGTCCGTTAAATAAAAATGATATTTCAAATCTTATGAAACATTTTGATACTAAAAATGAATCATCTGTAATACTTAACTCAAGCGCTATACTAAGTCCAGATATAGTTCAAATTTATGAATATAACAACTCAAATAAGCTTTTTTGTCATCTGCTTGGTACAGCCAAAGTGAGATTTATCTGCAGTGATGGTGAGCTTGTAAAAGATAGATTTTTTTGTTTAAAAGCAGATAGTGATGAGCTAAACTGGAGCAATGCTAAAGAAATTTCAGTTTCAAACTTCAGCTATGAAAAATATGAAAATATAGAGCTTTTAGGTGCTCCAAGATCTATCTTAAATGCAAAAAATTTAAATGAATTTGTAAAATCATTTACCGAGTTTTTATATACTAATGAAAAAGTTGTATTATATAAAGCATTTGATATAGTTTCAAATTTAAATGAGAGTAAAGATCAGTTTGTCTTAAGAGCAAAGCTCAGGGCGGACGAGCTTTTAAATGAGCAAAAAACCTTGCTTATGAGTAAATTTGAAAAAGAGAAAAGCATTTTGGAAAAAAGACTATTAAACGCTAAAAATAGTTTAGAAAAGAAGAAAAATACAGCAAATAAAAGCAGTATATTTGCAGCTATAGATATAGTAAGCGGAATTTTGTCGGCTGTTTTTGCAAAGAGATTAAGCAGTACAAAAATCTTGAGCGGTACGAAAAAAGCTACCGATGCTTTTTCAAAACATGATGATATATATGCGTCTAAAGAGACTATTTATAGTATTTTGAATGAGATTGATGAGTTGCAAAGTAGTTATGAAGCTAAGATTTCAAAGCTAAAAGAGAGTTTTGATCTTGCGAATTTACATATTGATGAAAAAATACTGCGCCCAAAAAAGAGTGATATTTTAAATGAAAAAGTATCTGTTTTATGGAAGAGTTAAAGGAGTAAAATGAACGAAAATATTGTTGCTTATGTGTTGGCTTATCTTATTGGTGCGATACCTTTTGGTTTGATTTTGGGTAGAATTTTTGGTAAAGTTAATATAACTAAAGAAGGAAGCTGCAGCATTGGAGCTACAAATGTTTTAAGAGTTCTTAAAAGTTCAAACCCAAATTTGGCAAAAAAACTTGCGGTATTAACAGTAGTTTGTGATGCTTTAAAAGCATTTATTCCTATGGTTGTAGCAAAAGTTGTTTTTGATTTGAGTGATCAAACTATCTGGACTATGGCTGTGTTATCAGTGATAGGACATTGCTTTTCGCCATATCTTAAATTTGAGGGCGGAAAAGGTGTAGCTACTGGAGCTGGAGCGCTTATTTATTTTTTACCTTTAGAGATCATCTGCGCTTTGGGAATCTGGTTTATAGTGGGAAAACTGCTTAAAATTTCTAGTTTGGCTTCGCTTTTGGCACTTTTTACTTTGATAGGAACGTCTTTTATATTTCATTATGAAATGCCTATAATCAACACTCACGCACCTATTTTTATCATATCGTTTATTGTTTTATATAAGCATATTCCAAACATAAAAAGGCTTTTGAGCGGTTCTGAAAAGAGGGTGATTTGATAACTGTTTTTGTGGAGGATTTTAAATTTAAAACGATAATTGGTCTTTTGGATTTTGAGCGAGTTAAGCTTCAAAAAATAAGAGTTGATATGAGTTTTAAGGCTGATGAATTTGTTGATTATGCTTTTGTGTGTGAGCATACTAGAAATGAGTTTGAAAAAATGAAATTTAAAAAAGTTGAAGACGCTTTGCAATATTTCAAAAACAATTTTAAAGAAATTTTTCCATCTCTTGAGTACTTTTATATGAAAATTTCAAAAGTAAAAATCATTTCAAATGCCACGGTTGGAGCAAAAATCGAGCAGCTTTATTAAATTAAATTTAAAATAACTTGAAAAATTGCTTAATTTATGGTACAATCACAAATAAATTTGCGCTTTAAGGAAAGTATAATGAGAATTTTGATAGTAGAGGATGAAGTTACGCTTAACAAAACTATAGCAGAAGGCTTACAGGAGTTTGGTTACCAAACAGATAGTTCAGAAAGTTTTAAGGACGCTGAATATTATATAGGTATTAGAAACTATGATTTGGTTCTTAGTGATTGGATGCTTCCTGATGGAGATGGCGTTGATCTTATAAATGTCATCAAGCAAAAGAGTCCGCGCACTTCAGCAGTTATCATATCTGCTAAAGACGATAAAGAGAGTGAGATAAAAGCTTTAAGAGCAGGAGCTGATGACTATATAAAAAAACCGTTTGATTTTGAAGTTTTAGTAGCTCGTCTTGAAGCTAGATTAAGATTTGGCGGTACAAACGTTATTAAAATAGACGATTTAATTATTGATCCAGATGAAGAAAAAATTACATATCTTGGTCAAGAAATAGAGCTAAAAGGCAAACCGTTTGAAGTTTTAACTCATCTTGCTAGACACAGCGATCAAATAGTAAGTAAAGAGCAGCTTTTAGATGCTATTTGGGAAGAGCCAGAGCTCGTTACTCCAAATGTTATTGAAGTTGCTATAAATCAAATACGCCAAAAAATGGATAAACCGCTAAACATCTCTACTATAGAAACCGTAAGACGTCGCGGATATAGATTTTGCTTCCCCAAAAAAGCTTAAGGGCTAGATTTGCTCTACAATTAGCATCTGCTTCTACGATGCTAATTGTAATCTTTTCGGTGATGTTGTATCACTATATAAAAATAACTATTTTTGAAAATATAGTACAAAGCTTGACTATAGAAGCAAATAATATACTTGACTCAAAAGAACCTCTTCAAATGGGTGAGCTTGAGTTTTACTATCCACAATCTCAGAATTTGACAGTCGTTGGAGTTGAAGAAAATACTGATAACTTATCAAGACCTAAATTTATCCAGAGCGAAGATGAAAATAGCACTTATCTGACGCTTTACTATCCATATAAAGATAATATGGTATTAGCACTTAAAAAAAATACTACCGAATATAGCAGCGTTGTAAATCAAGTTTTGGTAGATATACTAATTATAAATGCAACTGCTATATTTTTAATACTTTTTTATGCGTTATTTTTATCAAGAATGTTGCTTTTACCTATAAAAATGCTTAGCTTGAGACTCGGTCAGTTAAATGAGAGATTTTTACAAGAAGTTAGTATAGATGAACTTCCAGATGAGTTTAAACCTCTTGGCGATGGAATTAATAGGCTTATAAGTAGAATTTTGACTTTTGTTCAGTATCAAAAAGAACTTTTTGTTGGAGCCGCCCATGAGCTAAAAACACCTTTGGCGGTTATGAAAACTAAGAATGAAGTAACCCTAATAAAACAAAGAGAACCGGAAAAATATATAGAAGCACTGAAAAATAATAATGTGTCAATAGATCAAATGAATAAAATGATTGGTTCTATTTTGGAGATCGGTCGGCAAGAAGGTGCTCAGTTTGAACAACCTTCAAACGTAGATATAATAGCGTATTTAAATGAAATTGGAAATAACTTTTTGATATTAGCAAAGGGTGAGGGTAAAAATATAAAAATGAGTTTGAAACCACAGACTTTAAAGATGTTTTTACAACCTACTTTATTTTTACATGTTATACAAAATTTTGTTCAAAATGCTATCAAATTTTCACCTCCAAACGCTACTGTAGAGATTAAAGCAAACTTATTAAACAATGAATTTGTAGTAAAAGTAGTAGATGAAGGTTCAGGAATAGATGAAAATAAAGATCTATTTGCTCCATTTAAGAGATATGGAGATAAAGGCGGAGCCGGACTTGGATTATTTTTAGCAAAAGGAGCTGCTCAGGCGCTTGGCGGTCATATAGAGATAAGAAATAGAAAAGATAGAAGCGGTGCTATAGCTACTTTTATACTACCTATAAAAACCAAAAATAGAAAAATACAAAAAAACATTTCAAATTCAAAGTTTTTAAAGTAAAAATATTGTATAAAGTGGCTTTTAAAATAGTACTGAAAGGTTTGAGATGTCTCTCATGATAACTAAAGACTGCATCAGTTGTGATGCTTGCCGCGAAGAGTGCCCAGATGAGGCTATATACGAAGATGAGCCTACATATATGATAGATCCAGATAGGTGTAGTGAGTGTATAAGCGACTATGCTGAGCCTGCTTGTATAGTGATATGTCCGGTTGATTGTATAGTTCCAGATCCTGATAATATAGAAACTCCAGAAGAGTTAAAATTAAAACACGAACAGTATTTAGAAGGGAATTAATGCCAAAAAGAGTAGCAGTCATAGATCTTGGTTCAAACTCGGCTAGAATGGCGATTTTTGAGCGTACTAGTAGGCTTGGATTTTATATACTGCGTGAATATAAGATAAAAGTTAGACTTGGTGAGGGTGCTTATGAAAATGGTGGAGTTTTACAAGACGCGGCTATGGATAAGGTATTTTACGCTTTTAGTGAGTTCAAGCATTTTTTAAATTTATACGGTGTAAATAAGGTTTTATGTGCAGGAACTTCTGCTCTTAGAGATGCTCCAAATTCAAATTTATTTATCAAAAGAGTGCAAGAGAAGCTGGGTCTTGGACTAAAGGTTATAGATGGTCAAATGGAGGCTTTTTACGGCGGAATTGCAGCTATAAATTTACTAAATCCGTTAAAAGAAGCGACTACTATAGATATAGGCGGTGGTTCTACTGAGCTAGCGAAGATAAAAGATGGTAAAATTATAGATGTTATATCACTAAATGTGGGGACGGTTAGATTAAAAGAGCTGTTTTTTGATAAAAAAGATATAGGTGGAGCTTCTAAATTTGTGCAAAAACTGATTTCTGAAGTGCCTAGCCATTTTCATTCAAATAATATAATTGCCATAGGCGGCAGCTTAAGAGCTCTTGCTAATGCTATAATGCAGATAAAAAATCATCCTTTAAAACTTGTTCATAATTTCTCGTACAGTTACAAAGATTATGGCGATTTGATAGAAAAAATAGCCTTTACGGGCGTACTAGATCTAAAAAATTTTCCTATAAAAAAAGATAGATATGATACTATCAGAGAAGGCGCTATGATATTTTGCACTCTAGTAAAAGAGTTAGAAGCAAAAAATATATATACAAGCGGAGCAGGAGTTAGAGAAGGTATATTTATAACAAATTTGCTTAAGCCTTGTGTGAAAACTAAATTTTTAAAAGCTATGCCTCAGCAGATAAATATCAAATTTCCAAATAATTTTAATCCTAGTCTTAGAAGTTTGCAAGATAGATTTGCAAAAAGAAGCAATCAAACTACGATAAAATACGTAAAAGAGTTATTTGAAGTTTTAAGACCGCTTCATAAAGTAGATGATAAGTATCTTTTTGAGCTTATCACTGCTGCAAAACTTTATAATATCGGCAGATCAGTCGGCTTTTACTCTGAGCATTCTCATAGTAGTTATTTGGTCAAAAATGGACTAAACTACGGATATACGCATGAACAAAAATCTCTCATAGCATCTATCATAGAGTATCAAGGCAGACAGATTAGTGATTTGGGTGAATTTAAAGATCTACTTCCTGATATAAATGATCTGAGATGGCTTAGTTTTTTACTCGGTCTTGCTAAATCATTGAGCATATCTAATACGGTTAGTTTTAAATTTATAAATCATACTCTACATATTTATGGCGTGAAGAACTTTTTTATGGTCAAAGATAATATCAAAAAACTTGTAAAACCTACTATATTTGCAATAACTTTTGACTAATTATAACCCTTCAAGAACTATATAATAAATTTGATCAATGTAAAAATCATTCATATGGGAACTCTTTTTTGTTTCAAAAAGAGTTTTTATATCTTTTGGATCAAACGTAGCTTTACCGATACATCTTTTGTGTGCTGGTAAAAATCCTCTTGTTAGAGTTAAATTTGAATCAACTATCTCATCGCATACAAAACATCTCAAATCTTTGTGCAACCTACCTTCAAACTCAAGTATGTCAAGATACGCTTCTATAATTATACGTTTTGGATTTTGTTTTTCAAATTTGTATGAGCATAACTCCAAAAGAGAGTAGTAAAACTCATCTATATCTTCAACATCTCTTAAGTGTTCATACAAAAGTCTCATAAAATTTTGCCATACTAATAGTCGATCTCTATAAAATAACCATGAAAATCCAAGATGCATAGTTCCTCTTAAATGTGGTAAAAAATTTCCATTTTCCACAAGCTCAAAGTCAAGTTTAAAGCCTTGAGTGATAACAGAATGTCTTGCACCATAAAATCTGTAGCATTTTATCAACTTATCTTTAGATAATATAAATACCAAACAGTCTTCATCGCGTACTTTTTGTACTTTTAAGATATATCCTTGCATCTTACTTAAAGAATGAGTGTAAGATTTTTAGCATATCATCAGGATTTGAGATGTGATTTATCTCATTCCTAAATGAACTTGCTCCATCTATACCTTTTGAGTATTCATGTAGATGTTTTCTAAATATTCCTATGCCGTGCTCACCGTAATAATTCAGCATTTCGTTAAAATGCTCTAAAATAATCTGTTTTTTAATATTTTTATCTACTGTTTTTTTATGCTTTATCTCATAAAATATCCAAGGATTTCCTATACTTGCTCTGCCTATCATGACCCCATCACAGCTAGTGAGTTGTAGTATTTCATCTGCATTTTTTGCATTTATATCGCCGTTTGCAATGACTGGTATAGACACGCTTTGCTTGACTAAGCCTATAGCTTCATAATCGACCTTAGCACTGTATCCTCCAGCTCTTGTTCTACCATGAACGCAGATGAAATCAGCCCCCGCATTTTCTATATCTTTTGCTATATTATGTACGGTTTTGTTGTTAAATCCAAGGCGTATTTTGACTGAAGTGTAGTGTTTTTTTGATGTTTTTTTGATAGTTTCTACTATTTCACATAGTGTTTTTATATCATTTAATAGAGCAGATCCTGCATTTTGTTTTACAACTTTTGGAACAGGGCAGCCACAGTTTAGATCGATTCCGTCGATTCCGTCGATATCATTTAAAATTTGAACTGCTTGTTCGATGATCTTAGAGCCGTTTCCGGCTAATTGTACTATATATGGTGTTTCTAAGGGATTTTTTTCTATCATCGAAACTGTTTTGTTATTTTCATATACTAAAGCGTTTGAGCTTATCATCTCACTTACTGTAACATCGCAGCCAAATTTTTTTACAATCCCTCTAAGAGGCAGGTCTGAAAAACCTGCCAAAGGCGCTAAAAATAGCGGTTTTGAACTAAAATCTATCATTTATAAAACATATCTATCGGAGCTAATTTTCCACTTTCTCTTAAAAATAGTAATGTTTTTATCTTATCAAAATCCCCATGCTCTATAGAAGCTAAACTCTCTCTTAGCTTATCTAGCATTTGCAAGTCATAAAGTATGTATAAATACGCTTCCATAGCATTTGAATGCTCGTTTTTTAGCCTATCAAGCATCGATATAAGTTTATCTGGATCAAGTTTTGTTTTTAGAAGAATAGCTAGCTTGATATACTCATCACAGCTAAATTCGTTTTTGTTTATCATATTAAATAGATCAGAACTTGCAATTTCAAAATTTTCATTTTTAACATATCTTTTTACAAGGCTAAATATATCATCATTCGTATAAGCAAAGTTAAATTTACAAAGTTCGATATAGCTCGCAAAGTTTATAAGCGCATTATAAGCTTCTTTATAAATCGCGTCGTTTATCTCATTTTTGCTAGAGATCAAAGTTATGGCGTATTTATAATCAGCTTTTATTTTGTTTTTTTCATTTTGTATAAATAGAGGGTTTGTTTTTAATATTTTAAATTTTTTTATATCGCAAGCCTCGCCGTTTTTAACTTTTTTAGATAATTCATAAGCAGATTTTAACTCCTCGTTTTTTAAATTTGGCTCACCAAGATCCACCCAAGGAGAGAGTGATTTTGTGATTTCGCTAGGACTTAAAAATAGATCTGTTTTAAAATCTTTATTTGATTCAAGACCTAGATATATCTCTTTTGCTAAAGTATTATAAAGCTGTAGATCATTTTTAACTGCTCTTGCGTCTAAAAAGTTTTTAAAACCGTAATAACTCATATGAAGTATGCTAAGTAGCGCAAACAATGCTATAGGCAGAATGATCCATGTTGCTATAGGTAAGTTTATATTGTACTCAAATACATTAACGCTAAAGTCTTGGTTGATAAATGAAAATGTCATTACCCATACTACAGCTATATATACAACAGAATAAAATATATATCTTCTTGTTTTCATTGCATATCCTTATTTTTATTATTTTTTTCTATGATTTCGCGACAAGTTATACAGTATTTTGCATTAGGTTTTACTTTAAGTCGCTCTATATCTATCTCATCTTCGCACATATCGCAAATTCCATAAGTGTTATTTGCAATCTTTTTCAAAGACTCGTCTATTTCGTTTAATTCAGATCTTTGCTTAGCAGATATCGAATGTTCTAGTATCGCATCGGCGTTTATGCTTGCAAAATCAAACTCATCGCTAGCACCGCTTTGTCGTAAGCCGTTTATCTCGTCTGCTGCGTCAAGTATGTTTTTGTTGATCTGAATTTTACGTTCTTCAAGAAGATTTTTAAAAAACTCTAAGTCGCTTTGTCTCATCTGCTTCCTTTATTTATGATATGGATGATTTGCGTTGATGCAAAGTCCCCTAAAAATTTGCTCAAAAAGCATTAATTTTGCTATTTTATGCGCTAAAGTCATCTTTGATAGGCTGATTAATCTGTTCATTTTTGTTTTGAACTGAGGACTAAGTCCATAAGC is from Campylobacter fetus subsp. testudinum 03-427 and encodes:
- the gppA gene encoding guanosine-5'-triphosphate, 3'-diphosphate pyrophosphatase (Pfam match to PF02541.12 Ppx-GppA), whose protein sequence is MPKRVAVIDLGSNSARMAIFERTSRLGFYILREYKIKVRLGEGAYENGGVLQDAAMDKVFYAFSEFKHFLNLYGVNKVLCAGTSALRDAPNSNLFIKRVQEKLGLGLKVIDGQMEAFYGGIAAINLLNPLKEATTIDIGGGSTELAKIKDGKIIDVISLNVGTVRLKELFFDKKDIGGASKFVQKLISEVPSHFHSNNIIAIGGSLRALANAIMQIKNHPLKLVHNFSYSYKDYGDLIEKIAFTGVLDLKNFPIKKDRYDTIREGAMIFCTLVKELEAKNIYTSGAGVREGIFITNLLKPCVKTKFLKAMPQQINIKFPNNFNPSLRSLQDRFAKRSNQTTIKYVKELFEVLRPLHKVDDKYLFELITAAKLYNIGRSVGFYSEHSHSSYLVKNGLNYGYTHEQKSLIASIIEYQGRQISDLGEFKDLLPDINDLRWLSFLLGLAKSLSISNTVSFKFINHTLHIYGVKNFFMVKDNIKKLVKPTIFAITFD
- a CDS encoding putative protein, possible RecO family recombination protein (Pfam match to PF13114.2 RecO_N_2); its protein translation is MQGYILKVQKVRDEDCLVFILSKDKLIKCYRFYGARHSVITQGFKLDFELVENGNFLPHLRGTMHLGFSWLFYRDRLLVWQNFMRLLYEHLRDVEDIDEFYYSLLELCSYKFEKQNPKRIIIEAYLDILEFEGRLHKDLRCFVCDEIVDSNLTLTRGFLPAHKRCIGKATFDPKDIKTLFETKKSSHMNDFYIDQIYYIVLEGL
- the dusB gene encoding tRNA-dihydrouridine synthase B (Pfam match to PF01207.13 Dus), which codes for MIDFSSKPLFLAPLAGFSDLPLRGIVKKFGCDVTVSEMISSNALVYENNKTVSMIEKNPLETPYIVQLAGNGSKIIEQAVQILNDIDGIDGIDLNCGCPVPKVVKQNAGSALLNDIKTLCEIVETIKKTSKKHYTSVKIRLGFNNKTVHNIAKDIENAGADFICVHGRTRAGGYSAKVDYEAIGLVKQSVSIPVIANGDINAKNADEILQLTSCDGVMIGRASIGNPWIFYEIKHKKTVDKNIKKQIILEHFNEMLNYYGEHGIGIFRKHLHEYSKGIDGASSFRNEINHISNPDDMLKILHSFFK
- a CDS encoding putative membrane protein translates to MKTRRYIFYSVVYIAVVWVMTFSFINQDFSVNVFEYNINLPIATWIILPIALFALLSILHMSYYGFKNFLDARAVKNDLQLYNTLAKEIYLGLESNKDFKTDLFLSPSEITKSLSPWVDLGEPNLKNEELKSAYELSKKVKNGEACDIKKFKILKTNPLFIQNEKNKIKADYKYAITLISSKNEINDAIYKEAYNALINFASYIELCKFNFAYTNDDIFSLVKRYVKNENFEIASSDLFNMINKNEFSCDEYIKLAILLKTKLDPDKLISMLDRLKNEHSNAMEAYLYILYDLQMLDKLRESLASIEHGDFDKIKTLLFLRESGKLAPIDMFYK
- the dksA gene encoding DnaK suppressor protein (Pfam match to PF01258.13 zf-dskA_traR); the protein is MRQSDLEFFKNLLEERKIQINKNILDAADEINGLRQSGASDEFDFASINADAILEHSISAKQRSELNEIDESLKKIANNTYGICDMCEDEIDIERLKVKPNAKYCITCREIIEKNNKNKDMQ